In one Zymoseptoria tritici IPO323 chromosome 10, whole genome shotgun sequence genomic region, the following are encoded:
- the MgLEN1 gene encoding lipolytic enzyme, G-D-S-L (Lipolytic enzyme, G-D-S-L) — MVFSSFLTSVLLLSGSIVEAGLVHRQTQTTKPSKFLFIFGDSYTSTGFNVSNSPQPSVSNPLGNGGYPGTRTSGGDGWVDVIMKNNSRPGTVVYNFAVVGDPVNATLVQPTVALPTPIADYRDQMRAFTSAIGSASSNKIGWNATNSLFISYFGINDVSIQVAAGRNTSTGQKVLLPDLVDYFNIFGDQYKLGVRKFVLILVPPFFRAPVYSYGNSTSAPDVKNLTIWFNSQVKSRAASFRSQYPLANLSIADPTPYFNAVLDNPARYGAPNSTCLSYPAGQPCLWHDFAHPGIAIQRTFGQAMSTGLKSLGF, encoded by the exons ATGGTCTTTTCATCTTTCCTCACCAGCGTCTTGCTTCTCTCGGGCTCTATTGTGGAAGCCGGCCTGGTGCATCGTCAGACTCAAACCACGAAGCCCTCAAAGTTTCTATTCATCTT CGGCGACTCATACACCTCCACCGGCTTCAATGTTTCAAACTCCCCTCAGCCATCCGTCTCCAACCCTCTCGGCAACGGAGGATATCCCGGCACTCGCACATCCGGGGGAGACGGCTGGGTCGATGTCATAATGAAGAACAACTCGCGTCCGGGAACAGTCGTCTACAACTTCGCCGTGGTCGGTGACCCCGTCAACGCCACCCTGGTGCAGCCGACTGTCGCTTTACCCACGCCGATTGCCGACTACCGCGATCAAATGCGAGCCTTCACAAGCGCGATCGGAAGCGCGAGTTCCAACAAGATTGGGTGGAATGCCACCAACAGTCTGTTCATCAGCTACTTTGGCATCAACGATGTTTCGATTCAGGTTGCTGCGGGGAGGAATACGTCCACAGGACAGAAGGTTCTTCTGCCGGATCTGGTAGACTACTTCAACATCTTTGGAGATCAGTACAAGCTAGGTGTGCGGAAATTCGTCCTCATTTTGGTCCCTC CGTTTTTCCGAGCTCCGGTGTATAGCTACGGCAACTCGACCAGCGCTCCCGACGTCAAGAATCTGACGATCTGGTTCAACAGTCAAGTCAAATCACGAGCTGCTTCCTTTCGATCGCAATATCCTTTGGCGAATCTCAGCATCGCGGATCCCACGCCGTACTTCAACGCAGTGCTGGACAACCCAGCGCGATACGGTGCTCCGAATAGCACTTGTCTGAGCTACCCGGCCGGCCAGCCATGTCTGTGGCATGACTTTGCTCATCCCGGGATTGCGATTCAGAGAACGTTTGGTCAGGCGATGAGTACTGGGTTGAAGTCTTTGGGATTTTGA